A single region of the Methanothermobacter sp. K4 genome encodes:
- a CDS encoding tetratricopeptide repeat protein, giving the protein MFYLNFLSIFDSLRDERSALRHYKKKLHEYQEHEAEVLIDIGVIYLDRGETERAVGSFEESLETYRKLKFPEGIAYASELLGDSLMAQREFDRAMKCYSEALSIYSEINGKVADELRDKIYEAGKIREALSSDDTEPEPVQEDSQSTDIQSETYKIFRLADDLMGIIDSFESYVGCWEDRDIDTLRSNLESATVIRDRPIEALLNLLIGRYMMEEGELYDALKFIKRSNRIFRESGDSAGVAVSLVILGVLLFLIDERENLYNVFKEGLEIFRSLGLEEAEGVTMKIINILTRT; this is encoded by the coding sequence GTGTTTTACCTCAACTTTCTCAGTATATTTGATTCATTGAGGGATGAGAGAAGCGCACTCAGACACTACAAGAAGAAGCTTCACGAGTACCAGGAGCATGAGGCTGAGGTTCTCATAGATATAGGGGTCATCTACCTTGACAGGGGGGAAACAGAGAGGGCAGTGGGAAGCTTTGAGGAGTCCCTTGAAACCTACAGGAAACTCAAATTCCCTGAGGGCATCGCCTATGCCTCTGAACTCCTTGGTGACTCCCTGATGGCCCAGCGGGAATTTGACAGGGCAATGAAATGCTACTCAGAGGCCCTCTCAATATACTCTGAGATCAACGGCAAGGTTGCAGATGAACTGAGGGATAAGATATATGAGGCGGGTAAGATAAGGGAGGCGCTGAGTTCAGATGACACTGAACCTGAACCCGTCCAGGAGGATTCACAGTCCACAGACATACAATCTGAGACATACAAGATCTTCAGACTTGCAGATGACCTCATGGGTATCATAGACTCCTTTGAATCATATGTGGGGTGTTGGGAGGACCGTGACATAGACACCCTCCGTTCTAATCTGGAATCTGCCACAGTTATACGTGACCGCCCCATTGAGGCCCTTCTTAATCTTCTGATAGGTCGCTACATGATGGAGGAGGGTGAGCTCTATGATGCCCTCAAATTCATCAAAAGATCAAACAGGATATTCAGGGAGAGTGGAGATTCTGCGGGTGTTGCAGTGTCCCTCGTAATCCTAGGGGTTCTCCTGTTCCTTATTGACGAGCGGGAAAATCTCTACAATGTTTTTAAGGAGGGTCTCGAGATTTTCAGGTCACTTGGGCTTGAGGAGGCTGAGGGGGTTACCATGAAAATCATAAATATCCTTACCAGGACGTGA
- a CDS encoding HEAT repeat domain-containing protein, whose amino-acid sequence MQRRENVARLIEQLKEDDELMRVQVIELLCETGEPAVEQLIEALNDDNKFVRRGAAAALGKIGDPRAIEPLIEALADENKWVRRDASTALAKMGEEAVEPLLESLSSDDWKIRGAAAWVIGNFRDERAVEPLIELLEDDSGFVRSGAARSLEQIGGERVREAMEKLAETGTGFARKVAISYLETHQEE is encoded by the coding sequence ATGCAGAGGAGAGAAAACGTTGCGAGGCTCATTGAGCAGTTAAAGGAAGACGATGAACTCATGAGGGTTCAGGTTATTGAACTCCTTTGTGAGACAGGTGAACCAGCGGTTGAACAGCTCATTGAGGCCCTCAACGATGATAACAAGTTTGTGAGGAGGGGTGCTGCCGCGGCGCTTGGTAAGATAGGGGATCCCCGGGCAATAGAACCCCTCATTGAGGCTCTGGCCGATGAGAACAAATGGGTTCGAAGGGACGCATCCACTGCCCTTGCGAAGATGGGTGAAGAGGCAGTGGAACCCCTCCTTGAGAGCCTCTCAAGTGATGACTGGAAGATAAGGGGTGCTGCTGCATGGGTAATAGGGAACTTCAGGGACGAGAGGGCTGTTGAACCACTCATTGAACTCCTGGAGGATGATAGTGGCTTTGTGAGAAGTGGTGCTGCAAGGTCACTTGAGCAGATAGGCGGGGAGCGGGTGAGAGAAGCGATGGAGAAACTGGCAGAGACCGGCACGGGATTTGCAAGAAAGGTCGCCATCAGCTACCTTGAAACGCACCAGGAGGAGTAA
- a CDS encoding malate dehydrogenase, with the protein MKVSIIGSTGRVGRATALCLAEEEAVKTLHLISRRESLEQNIGEVLDMSDALAAKGVSVKLENSADIENVHGSRIVVITAGVPRTADMDRDDLAFQNGVIVAEYARQIARFAPDSIILVVTNPVDVMTYVALKYSGFHPSRVFGLGNHLDSLRLKNYMARHFNVHVSEVHTRVIGQHGPYMVPLISSTSIGGIPIEHYARRDYFSGYRKFDLKKTIEKVINAGSNIISRKGATEYGPAFAISNIVTTILNDERRILTVSTLMEGEIDGIRDVCLGVPVKLGKNGIEGVVPVLMDRDEREAFREAANHVRNSTMKVMEFLDEELPL; encoded by the coding sequence TTGAAGGTAAGTATAATTGGATCAACAGGGCGTGTTGGAAGGGCAACGGCACTCTGCCTTGCAGAGGAGGAGGCTGTGAAAACACTGCACCTCATATCAAGGAGGGAGAGTCTTGAGCAGAACATTGGAGAGGTCCTTGATATGAGTGATGCCCTTGCAGCCAAGGGGGTTTCGGTTAAGCTGGAGAACTCTGCTGACATCGAAAATGTCCATGGCTCGAGGATAGTTGTTATAACCGCGGGTGTTCCCAGAACTGCTGATATGGACAGGGATGACCTTGCATTTCAGAATGGGGTTATCGTTGCCGAGTATGCAAGACAGATTGCCAGGTTCGCCCCGGATTCAATTATACTTGTTGTGACCAATCCTGTTGATGTGATGACCTATGTTGCACTTAAGTATTCGGGCTTTCACCCCAGCAGGGTCTTTGGCCTTGGAAACCACCTTGACTCCCTCAGGCTCAAGAATTACATGGCAAGGCATTTCAATGTTCATGTTAGCGAGGTCCACACCAGGGTTATCGGGCAGCACGGCCCCTACATGGTCCCCCTAATCAGCTCGACCTCCATAGGGGGTATACCAATTGAGCACTATGCAAGGAGGGACTACTTCTCTGGTTACAGGAAGTTTGACCTCAAGAAGACCATAGAGAAGGTCATCAATGCAGGTAGCAACATCATAAGCAGGAAGGGGGCCACTGAGTATGGTCCGGCCTTCGCCATCTCCAACATAGTGACAACGATACTGAATGATGAGCGAAGGATACTCACGGTTTCAACCCTCATGGAGGGTGAGATTGATGGCATCAGGGACGTGTGCCTGGGTGTGCCTGTGAAGCTCGGTAAGAATGGTATAGAGGGTGTTGTTCCAGTCCTGATGGACAGGGATGAGAGGGAAGCCTTCAGAGAGGCTGCAAACCATGTCAGAAACTCCACCATGAAGGTTATGGAGTTTCTGGATGAGGAGCTTCCACTTTAG
- the pdxT gene encoding pyridoxal 5'-phosphate synthase glutaminase subunit PdxT has protein sequence MIRIGILDLQGDVSEHLEMTRRAVERMDVDAEVVKVRKAEDASAVDAIIISGGESTVIGKLMEETGIKDVILTENKAVMGTCAGMVLLARETDYEQPLLGLIDMKVKRNAFGRQKDSFEEDIEILGRKFHGIFIRAPAALEVGEGAEVLSRIDEGIIAVKEGCNLALAFHPELGEDTELHEYFIKEVLNCVE, from the coding sequence ATGATAAGGATAGGCATTCTTGATCTTCAGGGCGATGTTTCCGAGCACCTCGAGATGACCCGGAGGGCAGTTGAGAGGATGGATGTGGATGCAGAGGTAGTGAAGGTGAGGAAAGCAGAGGATGCATCAGCTGTAGATGCAATAATAATCTCCGGCGGTGAGAGCACCGTCATAGGTAAACTGATGGAGGAGACAGGGATAAAGGATGTTATCCTCACGGAGAACAAAGCAGTCATGGGGACCTGCGCAGGGATGGTTCTCCTTGCGAGGGAAACAGACTATGAACAGCCCCTCCTGGGACTCATCGACATGAAGGTTAAGAGAAACGCCTTTGGAAGGCAGAAAGATTCCTTTGAGGAGGACATAGAGATCCTTGGAAGAAAATTCCATGGGATATTCATAAGGGCACCTGCCGCACTTGAGGTGGGTGAAGGGGCTGAGGTACTATCGAGAATCGATGAAGGGATCATCGCAGTGAAGGAGGGCTGCAACCTTGCACTCGCCTTCCACCCTGAACTGGGAGAGGACACAGAACTTCACGAATACTTTATAAAGGAGGTATTGAATTGTGTGGAATAG
- a CDS encoding glutamine amidotransferase family protein, translating to MCGIAGVVYKDGKLHSVGADMTRMLHALQHRGPDSAGFSIYGGLGLEENEYLLNIEVKEKRGLLERVKETVEAVSPIRKDEIIPSVEDYIIYRCRITLESFSQLKPLIMEIDRIEDVMVLNGSHSFEMIKDVGSVLEIADRYDTWSKRGTHAIGYTRFSTESIVDRYHAHPFQSYIIPDITVVHNGQITNYWKIREPLERKGHIFETNNDTECIVHYVADKLASGYNLEEALEQSVKDMDGPFSYIVGTPTGVGIAKDQLGLRPGVMAENDEVFAVASEEVSLREVMDTSEVEQISPGEVRVYEI from the coding sequence TTGTGTGGAATAGCAGGAGTGGTCTACAAGGATGGTAAACTTCACAGTGTAGGGGCAGACATGACGAGGATGCTCCATGCACTGCAGCACAGGGGCCCTGACTCAGCGGGATTCTCAATTTATGGAGGTCTTGGTCTTGAAGAAAACGAGTACCTCCTCAACATTGAGGTTAAAGAAAAGAGGGGACTTCTTGAGAGGGTTAAGGAGACAGTTGAAGCAGTAAGCCCCATAAGGAAAGATGAAATCATCCCATCAGTTGAGGACTACATAATATACCGCTGCAGGATCACCCTTGAATCATTCTCACAGCTTAAACCACTCATAATGGAGATAGACAGGATAGAGGATGTCATGGTACTCAATGGAAGCCACTCCTTTGAAATGATAAAGGATGTTGGATCTGTACTTGAAATAGCAGACCGCTACGACACCTGGTCAAAGAGGGGGACACATGCCATAGGCTACACAAGGTTCTCAACAGAGAGCATAGTTGACAGGTACCATGCACACCCATTCCAGAGCTACATCATCCCCGACATAACCGTGGTACACAACGGCCAGATAACCAACTACTGGAAGATAAGGGAACCCCTTGAGCGGAAGGGACACATATTCGAGACAAACAACGACACAGAATGCATAGTCCACTACGTTGCAGATAAACTGGCATCAGGCTACAACCTGGAGGAGGCACTTGAGCAGTCAGTGAAGGACATGGACGGCCCATTCTCATACATAGTCGGAACACCCACCGGTGTTGGGATAGCAAAGGACCAGCTCGGCCTCAGGCCAGGTGTGATGGCAGAGAACGATGAAGTATTTGCGGTTGCATCAGAGGAGGTCTCCCTGAGGGAGGTCATGGATACAAGCGAGGTTGAACAGATATCCCCCGGCGAGGTCAGGGTATACGAGATATAG
- a CDS encoding GXGXG domain-containing protein, with product MREAVVDAESKTPREVNRAIKSLAKDHDRIVVKNPNAMHYIGAGLTEDVELIIDGSAGYFAATMIHGPSVKINGNAGWFPADNMTEGEVIIEGSAGDGVGQGIYGGTVVVRKGAGSRTGEIMKNGTIIIGGNSGFMTGLFMMGGRIIVLGDLAEDAGESIIRGTIYVGGEIKSLGKNAKVEDITPEEEEELRGVLSEYGFELEDEEYHSFRKIVPRSKRPFYGEESEEG from the coding sequence ATGAGGGAAGCAGTAGTTGATGCAGAATCAAAAACCCCCAGGGAGGTTAACAGGGCTATAAAGAGCCTGGCAAAGGACCACGACAGGATAGTGGTTAAAAACCCCAACGCCATGCACTACATCGGCGCGGGACTCACAGAGGACGTGGAGCTCATAATAGATGGTTCAGCAGGATACTTCGCAGCGACAATGATACACGGACCCAGTGTTAAGATAAATGGTAACGCAGGATGGTTCCCTGCAGACAACATGACAGAAGGCGAGGTCATAATAGAGGGATCTGCAGGAGATGGTGTTGGACAGGGAATCTACGGTGGAACAGTCGTTGTAAGGAAGGGTGCAGGGTCAAGAACAGGAGAGATAATGAAGAACGGGACCATCATCATAGGTGGAAACTCAGGTTTCATGACAGGCCTCTTCATGATGGGCGGTCGCATAATAGTCCTGGGGGACCTTGCAGAGGACGCCGGGGAGTCCATCATAAGGGGAACAATATACGTTGGTGGAGAAATAAAAAGCCTTGGAAAGAACGCAAAGGTTGAGGACATAACCCCCGAGGAGGAAGAGGAACTCAGAGGTGTCCTCTCAGAATACGGGTTTGAACTTGAAGATGAGGAATACCATTCCTTCAGAAAGATTGTCCCAAGAAGCAAAAGGCCATTCTATGGCGAAGAATCGGAGGAAGGATAA
- a CDS encoding Coenzyme F420 hydrogenase/dehydrogenase, beta subunit C-terminal domain encodes MSRYAMVGTPCQITAATLMKEYNREFPVELRIGLFCMENFSYTYLKELAEEEGVDFRDVSECRIEKGRLWFHLNDGSTVSIPLERVRSAMRKNCSVCMDFTSEQSDISVGSVGSPKGWSTLIIRTERGKELVEGASEAGYIETAPITGKGLRLLERLASGKKEENLEEIQRRESVARPVLYWRVMPQDLYLEEIKDYQFDDLKSDVIDVGACVLCGACEASCPEGIVRIDDRKPEVKGECPEGCNACYVACPRTYVPDSIISHESAAEPLGKYTEILSARAPMFRGQDGGVVTALLTYALREGIVDGALVVDRDPAVPWKPVPLLAEDPEDVVRAAGTKYSVCPILRVLNE; translated from the coding sequence ATGAGCAGATATGCAATGGTAGGAACACCCTGCCAGATAACAGCGGCCACACTGATGAAAGAATATAACAGGGAATTCCCTGTTGAACTCAGAATCGGACTATTCTGCATGGAGAACTTCTCCTACACCTACCTGAAGGAACTCGCAGAGGAGGAGGGTGTTGACTTCAGGGATGTTTCAGAGTGCAGGATAGAGAAGGGCAGGCTCTGGTTCCACCTCAACGATGGAAGCACAGTCTCCATACCCCTTGAAAGGGTCAGATCAGCAATGAGGAAAAACTGCTCGGTGTGTATGGACTTCACATCAGAACAGTCAGACATTTCAGTGGGATCTGTGGGTTCACCTAAGGGATGGTCAACACTCATAATAAGGACAGAAAGGGGTAAAGAGCTCGTTGAGGGAGCCTCAGAGGCAGGATACATTGAGACTGCACCCATAACAGGGAAGGGCCTCAGACTCCTTGAAAGACTTGCATCAGGTAAAAAGGAGGAGAACCTTGAGGAGATACAGAGAAGGGAGTCAGTTGCAAGGCCTGTCCTCTACTGGAGGGTGATGCCCCAGGATCTTTATCTTGAGGAAATTAAGGACTACCAGTTCGATGACCTTAAGTCTGATGTCATCGATGTTGGCGCATGTGTGCTCTGCGGGGCCTGCGAGGCGTCATGCCCGGAGGGTATAGTGAGGATAGACGATAGAAAACCCGAGGTTAAGGGCGAATGTCCTGAGGGCTGCAACGCATGCTATGTGGCATGTCCAAGGACCTACGTACCCGACAGCATAATAAGCCATGAATCTGCAGCCGAACCACTGGGGAAATACACTGAGATACTCTCTGCAAGGGCCCCAATGTTCAGGGGGCAGGATGGTGGTGTTGTAACCGCACTCCTAACCTATGCTCTCAGGGAGGGAATTGTGGACGGGGCACTGGTGGTTGACAGGGACCCTGCAGTGCCATGGAAACCAGTACCCCTACTGGCAGAGGATCCAGAGGATGTTGTGAGGGCTGCAGGTACCAAGTACTCAGTATGTCCGATATTGAGGGTATTAAATGAATAA
- a CDS encoding glutamate synthase-related protein, protein MPFKVERKEDVCKRNFDRPGCCWYMCDNRDESLCANCFSCYNNCPHDVYEIINGEPVPLRHENCVGCRICEEMCPNNAIEVNAVPEDRRNVWSFTDLIEIQRKSREGSYKVRGCGAVRRIPTFDDLVIIPAQVSRPPIDKYREPCNTKVVLGNRFAENPLELDTPIMIAAMSFGALSKEAKIALAMGATLAGTATNTGEGGMLPEERKYASKLIAQYASGRFGVSAEYLNNSEAIEIKIGQGAKSGMGGHLLAEKVTAEVSRIRMIPEGTDALSPARHMDIVGPEDLSMKISQLREITDWKVPIMVKFTSGRVADDVKIAAKAGADIVVVDGMQGGTGAGPDVVTEHSGIPTIAAIVEADEALKEVNLRDEVSLVAAGGIRSGADVAKAIALGADAVYIGTAALVSIGCRVCQMCYTGTCRKGIATQDPRLRKRLDYVEAGKNVARYIEAMTEEVCMLTQQAGNTDVSKLEKDDLRALTVEASALTGVKMAGMEAPARF, encoded by the coding sequence ATGCCTTTTAAGGTTGAGAGAAAGGAAGATGTATGTAAGAGGAACTTTGACCGTCCCGGCTGCTGCTGGTACATGTGTGATAACCGGGATGAGTCACTCTGCGCAAACTGCTTCTCATGCTATAACAACTGTCCACATGATGTTTACGAGATAATAAACGGGGAACCAGTACCCCTGAGGCATGAAAACTGTGTGGGGTGCCGTATATGTGAGGAGATGTGCCCCAACAACGCAATAGAGGTTAACGCCGTGCCTGAGGACAGGAGGAATGTATGGTCATTCACGGACCTTATTGAGATACAGAGGAAATCCAGGGAGGGTTCATACAAGGTTAGGGGCTGCGGTGCAGTGAGGAGGATACCCACCTTTGATGACCTTGTGATCATACCCGCCCAGGTATCAAGGCCGCCCATAGACAAGTACAGGGAGCCCTGCAATACAAAGGTGGTGCTGGGTAACAGGTTTGCTGAGAACCCCCTGGAACTTGACACACCAATCATGATAGCGGCAATGTCCTTCGGCGCCCTCAGCAAGGAGGCCAAGATAGCCCTTGCAATGGGAGCAACCCTCGCAGGCACAGCCACAAACACAGGTGAGGGGGGAATGCTCCCTGAAGAGCGTAAATACGCCTCAAAACTCATTGCACAGTATGCATCAGGACGCTTCGGTGTCTCTGCAGAGTACCTCAACAATTCAGAGGCCATCGAGATCAAGATAGGTCAGGGTGCCAAGTCTGGTATGGGAGGACATCTGCTTGCAGAGAAGGTAACAGCAGAGGTCTCAAGGATAAGGATGATACCGGAGGGTACCGATGCGCTGAGCCCGGCAAGGCACATGGATATCGTCGGGCCCGAGGACCTGAGCATGAAGATATCACAGCTCCGTGAGATAACCGACTGGAAGGTCCCGATAATGGTCAAGTTCACATCTGGCCGTGTTGCCGATGACGTTAAGATAGCTGCAAAGGCAGGGGCCGATATAGTCGTGGTGGATGGTATGCAGGGAGGTACAGGTGCAGGGCCGGATGTTGTAACAGAGCACTCTGGTATACCCACAATAGCAGCAATAGTGGAGGCCGATGAGGCCCTCAAGGAGGTCAACCTCCGTGATGAGGTGAGCCTTGTTGCTGCAGGCGGTATAAGGAGTGGGGCCGACGTTGCAAAGGCAATTGCACTTGGTGCGGATGCTGTCTACATTGGTACAGCGGCCCTTGTCTCAATTGGCTGCCGTGTCTGCCAGATGTGCTACACAGGCACGTGCAGGAAGGGTATTGCAACCCAGGATCCCAGGCTCAGGAAGCGCCTTGACTATGTCGAGGCAGGTAAAAACGTTGCAAGGTACATAGAGGCCATGACAGAGGAGGTTTGCATGCTGACGCAGCAGGCGGGTAACACTGACGTGAGTAAACTTGAAAAGGATGACCTTAGGGCACTTACAGTCGAGGCCTCTGCACTGACGGGAGTTAAGATGGCTGGAATGGAGGCACCGGCCCGGTTTTAG
- a CDS encoding MFS transporter, whose product MNEYSNRSLRVYVLIAATLSSFLTPFMGSSINVALPVIALQFGIDAILQTWIPTAFLLAAAIFAVPFGRISEIYGMKRIFIYGNLIFTVSSILSAFSPSALALIVFRAIQGVGSAMIFVTGLAMLTRVFPPMERGKAIGINTAAVYIGLSMGPVLGGFLTHFLGWQSIFLVTVPVTLIVLAVCLLKVEGEWADASGESFDVPGSISYCIFLFLLMYGFSALPDAAGALMIILSILAFGVFLKIELSSESPVFNVRLFRNLRFSFSSLAALINYSATFAVSLLLSYHLQYIKGLDPGSSGLILVTQPIVMAFVAPLAGRASDRFNPQILAGIGMAVNAAALLSLSILDRGTPIFMIVVSLLVLGLGFGFFSSPNTNAIMGSVERRDYGIASATVSSMRLIGQAFSIGIVTLIFAFLIGRVPISPANYDLLIESTRICFLVFGVLCFIGVFAATAHRNDG is encoded by the coding sequence TTGAATGAGTACAGCAACAGGTCACTCAGGGTTTATGTTCTCATAGCGGCAACACTATCATCCTTTCTAACGCCCTTCATGGGGTCATCCATCAACGTTGCCCTTCCTGTGATAGCGCTTCAGTTCGGGATAGATGCAATACTGCAGACATGGATTCCAACGGCATTTCTCCTTGCAGCGGCAATCTTTGCTGTCCCCTTTGGAAGGATATCTGAGATATACGGTATGAAGAGGATTTTCATCTATGGAAACCTGATATTCACGGTTTCATCAATCCTATCAGCATTCTCACCCTCTGCCCTTGCTCTCATAGTATTCAGGGCAATACAGGGTGTGGGCTCAGCTATGATATTCGTCACGGGCCTTGCAATGCTCACCCGTGTATTCCCGCCAATGGAGAGGGGTAAGGCCATAGGTATAAACACGGCAGCAGTGTACATTGGCCTTTCAATGGGTCCGGTTCTAGGGGGTTTTCTCACGCATTTCCTGGGCTGGCAGAGCATATTCCTTGTCACGGTGCCGGTAACGCTCATTGTTCTTGCGGTGTGTCTCCTTAAGGTTGAGGGGGAATGGGCTGATGCCTCAGGGGAAAGTTTTGATGTCCCAGGTTCAATATCCTACTGTATATTCCTGTTTCTTTTAATGTATGGATTCTCCGCCCTTCCCGATGCTGCGGGGGCGCTCATGATAATCCTCAGTATTCTGGCATTCGGAGTATTCCTTAAAATTGAACTCTCATCAGAGAGCCCGGTATTCAATGTGAGACTCTTCAGGAATCTCAGATTCAGTTTCTCAAGTCTCGCAGCCCTCATAAATTACAGCGCAACCTTTGCAGTTTCCCTGCTTCTGAGCTATCATCTTCAGTACATCAAGGGACTTGACCCTGGCTCCAGTGGACTCATACTCGTCACTCAGCCCATTGTCATGGCCTTCGTGGCCCCCCTGGCAGGGAGAGCCTCTGACAGGTTCAACCCCCAGATACTTGCAGGTATAGGGATGGCGGTAAACGCAGCTGCGCTTCTGAGCCTCAGTATCCTTGATAGGGGCACGCCAATCTTTATGATAGTGGTATCACTTCTCGTCCTGGGTCTTGGGTTCGGGTTTTTCTCATCCCCCAACACCAATGCAATCATGGGATCTGTTGAGAGGAGGGACTATGGTATTGCATCTGCCACCGTCAGTTCCATGCGCCTCATCGGGCAGGCCTTCAGTATAGGTATAGTGACACTCATCTTCGCATTCCTGATAGGGAGGGTTCCAATATCCCCTGCAAATTATGACCTCCTCATAGAGAGCACAAGGATATGCTTCCTTGTATTTGGGGTTCTATGTTTCATAGGGGTTTTTGCTGCAACAGCCCACAGGAATGACGGTTGA